The Hymenobacter sp. GOD-10R genome includes a window with the following:
- a CDS encoding two-component regulator propeller domain-containing protein: MMPSPPTLLFHTFTTANGLSQNSVAAMLQDRRGFLWLGTQDGLNRFDGAAFHVFRNDPQRPGSLSSNYVLSLAQDRQGKIWIGTGGGGLCQYNPITGRMRIFQSKSYAPGSITDNFVRVVFCDQEGRIWVGTEDGLHQVRNDGRPVQRFQHAPNEEAGVRHNSIRAIAQTADGALWVGTGEGKVSRLDPRTNQLVPHPRWQANSAITALFPDGQGGLWAGTEIDGVVYLGAHGEPPQIIRANNQPGGLPSNNVRALLLTKQGTLWVGTAMGLARYRTQEKKFDTFLHVQHDPHSLSGNVVQSLFEDRTGLLWVGTEAGLSSFSGQPVPFTSYPISRRGGGPLWAVYEDGAGRAWIGTESEGLVCYNPKTGERREFRHNPQDAGSLSEDHVRALWLDRQGRLWVGTQSQGLDCLEPGSNQFRHYRHDPEGRYTISDNFIRAIYEDKQGRLWIGTENGLNKYDPISGKFTTFQHNPKDPASLSNNFVRAVCQDHDGQLWIGTGGGGLCQFDPQTEKFRAYRVKSKGGRSLSSNFVRTILEDRAGVLWIGTEGGGFCRLDDKQKGYFTAFREPQGLPNDMVYGILEDDQGSLWLSTNKGIACFMPRTRQFHNFDTRDGLVQDEYNAGAYYRGRSGRFYFGGVSGLVVFRPDEVRINHVPPTLVLTDFRKFNEPVELDTSITERRVIHLSPRDYFFSLEFAALNFRRPDKNRYAYRLENFDPGWVMTGNRHEATYTNLGPGTYTFWVRAANNDGVWSKAKPGLTIIVEPPWYQTWWFRVLGSWGVFGVLFFAYRVRVRQLLAMERVRHGIARDLHDDMGSTLSSISILSQLARNHQQHQRPDQVERLLEQIGESSRRMLDAMDDIVWAINPAHDSLDDVTARMRRFASEVLESRGIDFSFRVAPSVQGLRLDMQARREFFLLFKEAVNNLAKYAQAKEAAINLLYERNRLILKVEDDGVGFDPQAPARGGGNGMVNMRARAAVLKGTLTIQTAPGQGTKIELSIPLDS, from the coding sequence ATGATGCCTTCCCCACCAACGTTGCTGTTTCACACCTTCACGACCGCCAACGGCCTGTCGCAGAATAGCGTGGCGGCTATGTTGCAAGATCGGCGGGGATTTCTGTGGCTAGGTACCCAGGATGGCCTGAACCGCTTTGATGGGGCCGCTTTTCATGTCTTTCGCAACGATCCACAGCGGCCAGGTAGTTTGAGTAGCAACTACGTTCTTTCCCTAGCCCAAGACCGCCAGGGGAAAATATGGATCGGGACCGGCGGTGGCGGGCTGTGCCAGTACAACCCAATAACTGGGCGGATGCGCATCTTTCAATCGAAGTCTTATGCGCCGGGAAGCATAACTGATAACTTTGTTCGGGTAGTATTCTGCGACCAGGAAGGCCGCATCTGGGTAGGGACAGAAGATGGGCTGCACCAAGTAAGAAACGACGGCAGGCCTGTGCAGCGCTTCCAGCATGCCCCAAACGAAGAAGCAGGCGTTCGACACAATTCAATCCGTGCAATCGCCCAGACCGCTGATGGGGCGCTGTGGGTCGGGACCGGGGAAGGAAAAGTAAGCCGGCTAGATCCGCGCACCAATCAGTTGGTACCGCATCCACGCTGGCAAGCCAATAGCGCCATTACTGCGCTGTTTCCGGATGGGCAAGGTGGTCTATGGGCAGGCACTGAAATAGATGGTGTGGTGTACCTGGGTGCCCACGGAGAACCACCGCAGATCATTCGAGCCAATAACCAACCGGGTGGATTGCCCAGCAATAACGTACGGGCCTTGTTGCTGACCAAGCAAGGTACTTTGTGGGTGGGCACTGCTATGGGGCTAGCCCGCTACCGGACGCAGGAGAAGAAGTTTGACACCTTTTTGCACGTGCAGCACGATCCTCATTCGTTGTCTGGCAATGTAGTGCAGTCGTTGTTTGAAGACCGCACAGGGCTGTTGTGGGTAGGAACCGAGGCCGGGCTGAGCAGCTTCAGTGGGCAGCCGGTACCCTTCACCAGTTACCCCATCAGCCGACGAGGCGGCGGGCCGTTGTGGGCCGTGTATGAGGATGGGGCTGGGCGAGCCTGGATCGGAACGGAGAGTGAGGGGTTGGTGTGCTACAATCCGAAAACGGGCGAACGGCGCGAGTTTCGCCACAATCCACAAGACGCCGGCAGCCTCAGCGAAGACCACGTGCGCGCCTTGTGGCTCGACCGGCAAGGGCGCCTATGGGTGGGCACTCAAAGCCAAGGGCTTGATTGCCTAGAGCCGGGTAGCAATCAGTTCAGGCACTACCGTCACGACCCCGAGGGGCGCTATACCATCAGCGATAATTTTATTCGCGCCATTTACGAGGATAAGCAAGGACGTTTGTGGATTGGTACTGAAAACGGCCTCAACAAGTATGACCCTATTTCTGGAAAGTTCACGACTTTTCAGCACAACCCGAAGGACCCAGCTAGCTTGAGCAACAATTTTGTACGGGCGGTTTGTCAAGACCACGACGGGCAATTATGGATCGGAACGGGTGGCGGGGGCTTGTGTCAGTTTGATCCTCAGACGGAGAAGTTTCGGGCTTATCGTGTCAAAAGCAAGGGAGGGAGAAGCTTGAGCAGCAACTTCGTGCGCACGATCCTCGAAGATCGAGCTGGCGTGTTGTGGATCGGGACGGAAGGTGGGGGCTTTTGCCGGCTTGATGATAAGCAGAAGGGGTATTTCACTGCGTTCCGCGAACCGCAAGGCTTACCCAACGACATGGTGTACGGCATATTGGAAGACGACCAGGGAAGCTTGTGGCTGTCTACTAATAAGGGTATAGCTTGCTTTATGCCCCGCACGCGCCAGTTTCACAACTTTGACACGCGCGATGGTTTAGTGCAGGATGAATATAATGCGGGTGCTTACTACCGGGGGCGTAGCGGCCGCTTCTACTTCGGGGGAGTGAGTGGCCTAGTAGTTTTTCGACCCGATGAGGTACGCATCAATCATGTACCGCCGACCCTAGTACTAACCGACTTTCGCAAGTTCAATGAGCCTGTGGAGCTTGATACATCCATCACCGAACGTCGCGTTATCCACTTGAGTCCGCGTGATTATTTTTTCTCCTTAGAATTCGCCGCGCTCAACTTTCGCCGTCCCGATAAGAACCGGTACGCATACCGGCTGGAAAACTTCGACCCAGGTTGGGTGATGACGGGAAATCGGCACGAAGCTACGTACACCAACCTAGGGCCTGGTACCTACACGTTCTGGGTGCGGGCTGCCAACAACGACGGGGTCTGGAGCAAGGCTAAGCCTGGGCTTACCATCATTGTAGAACCTCCTTGGTACCAGACGTGGTGGTTTAGGGTGCTCGGCAGTTGGGGCGTATTTGGCGTACTTTTCTTTGCCTACCGGGTGCGCGTCAGGCAGTTGCTGGCCATGGAGCGGGTTCGCCACGGCATCGCCCGCGACTTGCACGACGATATGGGCTCAACACTCAGCAGCATCTCCATCCTGAGCCAACTAGCACGCAACCACCAGCAGCACCAGCGCCCCGATCAGGTAGAGCGTTTGCTGGAGCAAATCGGGGAAAGCTCGCGCCGCATGCTCGACGCCATGGACGATATCGTGTGGGCCATTAACCCCGCACACGACTCGCTCGATGATGTAACGGCCCGCATGCGCCGCTTTGCCTCCGAGGTACTCGAAAGCCGCGGCATCGATTTTAGCTTCCGGGTGGCGCCCTCAGTGCAAGGGTTGCGGCTGGATATGCAAGCCCGGCGCGAGTTTTTCTTGCTCTTCAAGGAAGCCGTGAACAACCTAGCCAAGTACGCCCAGGCGAAGGAAGCAGCCATTAATCTGTTGTACGAGCGCAACCGATTGATCCTGAAAGTAGAGGACGACGGCGTAGGCTTCGACCCGCAAGCGCCAGCTCGGGGCGGTGGCAACGGTATGGTGAATATGCGGGCACGGGCCGCCGTTTTAAAAGGGACGCTTACCATTCAAACAGCGCCCGGCCAGGGCACGAAAATAGAGCTAAGCATTCCGCTAGATAGCTAG
- the aspS gene encoding aspartate--tRNA ligase produces MLRTHTCGELRLDNAGQTVTLTGWVQRTRDKGGIFWVDLRDRYGITQLTLEEGVEADELRELARTLGREFVVQATGKVAERYSKNEKIPTGAIEIRVQQLEVLNPAKLPPFLIEDETDGGDDLRMKYRYLDLRRTPVRQNLMLRHRMAQAVRRYLDGENFIEVETPVLIKSTPEGARDFVVPSRMNPGEFYALPQSPQTFKQLLMVSGFDRYFQIVKCFRDEDLRADRQPEFTQIDCEMAFVEQEDILNTFEGLVKYLFKEVKGLDISELPRMTYADAMRFYGNDKPDTRFEMKFVELNDVVKGQNFPVFDNAELVVGINAFNSAMYTRKQLDELTEFVKRPQLGATGLVYARVEAGGTVKSSVDKFYSQEELQKWKEAFNANEGDLLLILAGDANKTRKALSELRLEMGQRLGLRDKDTFSPLWVVDFPLLEYIEEEGRYFAMHHPFTSPKPEDLALLDNPETIGQVRANAYDMVINGVEVGGGSIRIHDREVQARMFSLLGFSDEEAKAQFGFLLDAFEYGAPPHGGIAFGFDRLCSLFGGADSIRDFIAFPKNNSGRDVMIDSPAQISEAQLKELSIKTAVVPGK; encoded by the coding sequence ATGCTCCGAACGCATACCTGCGGCGAACTCCGCCTCGATAACGCTGGTCAAACTGTCACGCTTACTGGCTGGGTGCAGCGCACCCGCGACAAAGGCGGCATTTTTTGGGTTGACCTGCGCGACCGTTACGGCATCACCCAGCTGACGCTGGAAGAAGGCGTGGAGGCCGACGAGTTGCGCGAGCTTGCCCGTACCCTAGGGCGGGAATTTGTGGTGCAAGCTACCGGCAAAGTAGCCGAGCGCTACTCCAAAAACGAAAAGATTCCGACCGGCGCCATCGAAATTCGGGTGCAGCAGCTAGAGGTGCTCAACCCCGCCAAGCTGCCGCCCTTCCTCATCGAAGACGAAACCGATGGCGGCGACGACCTGCGGATGAAATACCGCTACCTCGACCTGCGCCGCACTCCGGTGCGTCAGAACTTGATGTTGCGCCACCGCATGGCCCAAGCTGTGCGCCGCTACCTCGACGGCGAAAACTTCATTGAAGTAGAAACGCCCGTGCTCATCAAGAGCACGCCTGAAGGTGCCCGCGACTTTGTGGTGCCCTCGCGCATGAACCCCGGCGAGTTCTACGCGTTGCCGCAGTCGCCCCAAACCTTCAAGCAGCTGCTGATGGTGTCGGGCTTTGACCGGTACTTCCAGATTGTGAAGTGTTTCCGCGACGAGGACCTGCGCGCCGACCGTCAGCCGGAGTTCACGCAGATTGACTGCGAAATGGCCTTTGTGGAGCAGGAAGACATCCTGAATACCTTCGAGGGCTTGGTGAAGTACCTATTTAAGGAAGTAAAAGGCCTCGACATCAGTGAGCTGCCGCGCATGACGTACGCCGATGCCATGCGCTTCTACGGCAACGACAAGCCCGACACGCGCTTCGAAATGAAGTTTGTGGAGCTGAACGACGTGGTGAAAGGCCAGAACTTCCCCGTGTTCGACAACGCAGAGCTGGTCGTAGGCATCAACGCCTTCAACTCCGCCATGTACACCCGTAAGCAACTCGACGAGCTGACGGAGTTCGTGAAGCGCCCGCAGCTAGGTGCTACGGGTCTCGTATATGCTCGGGTAGAGGCAGGCGGCACCGTGAAGTCGTCGGTCGATAAGTTCTACTCGCAGGAGGAGTTGCAGAAGTGGAAGGAAGCCTTCAACGCGAATGAAGGCGACTTGCTGCTCATCTTGGCTGGCGACGCCAACAAGACACGTAAAGCTCTGAGTGAACTACGTTTGGAAATGGGCCAACGCCTAGGTCTGCGCGACAAAGACACGTTCTCGCCGCTGTGGGTAGTCGACTTTCCGTTGCTTGAGTACATCGAGGAAGAAGGCCGCTACTTCGCGATGCACCACCCGTTCACTTCGCCCAAGCCCGAAGACCTAGCTTTGCTCGATAACCCCGAAACCATTGGTCAGGTGCGTGCTAACGCGTATGACATGGTGATCAATGGCGTGGAAGTCGGCGGCGGCTCCATCCGTATTCACGACCGGGAGGTGCAGGCGCGCATGTTCTCTCTGCTAGGTTTCTCTGACGAAGAAGCAAAAGCGCAGTTTGGCTTCCTGCTCGACGCCTTCGAATACGGCGCTCCGCCCCACGGCGGCATCGCCTTCGGCTTCGACCGTCTGTGCTCGCTGTTCGGTGGCGCTGACAGCATCCGTGACTTCATTGCCTTCCCGAAAAATAACTCTGGCCGCGACGTGATGATCGACTCACCCGCCCAAATTTCGGAAGCGCAGCTGAAGGAACTCAGCATCAAGACCGCAGTGGTACCGGGGAAGTAG